The Drosophila bipectinata strain 14024-0381.07 unplaced genomic scaffold, DbipHiC1v2 scaffold_69, whole genome shotgun sequence genome includes the window ATTATGCTAATTTTAGAGAATTACATATtgaataaaatggaaaattaaattgtaaCGTAAAACTCCTACAATGATTTCTCGGGTGTTGGGGGTATACGGGGCCACGAGTTTCTTGCTTTTTCGCAAGTGGCCATAAGTAGGGCGGGGTATTTAGGAATCGCAACGACATCCGCGTTCTCACAACTGAATATGTGCGTTAGaggcaaatattttccatctGTTCCTTCAATTGATCTATCCAAAGCTTGATTATCTTAATACCGGCACTGAATACTAGCGGAGATTAACATCTCAGTCGCAGCACGCTCAATCTTTTCCCTTTTTATCTTGAGGGTCCACCAAGAGGAAGACTCTACCACAGCAAGACCATCACCCCCCAAGCCGACGAGCTAGAGCCGGAAAACTACGGCGTGCCCGCGAGCGTAGAGTCTTCTGTGTCCCAACGAACCCTTGCACGTTACATCCCTTAACCCTTTAAGGTTACATGGTTTAACCCTTTTTGTCAAGGCAATAAAGTGTTAGGGTCTAAGTGTGTCAATCAGGTATTTTAAAGTTGTTCATTCAACGAAGGATGATATTATTGATCCATTGGTGGCATTACCACCATAATTTTCGTAATAAAAATTTGGGTGTTATTTAAGAAGGAAAGGTTTGTACACCtaacaatgaaaataaataaaatattgtgaTCTTTAATAACCTATTTAATTTAGAATAACCTAAAATAATTTCTGTGCtcaatttttttccacaatttactgcaagggtatatcaacttcggctccgcccgaagttagctttcctttattgttatacccttgcagagggtattataattttggtcaaaagtgtgcaacgcagtgaaggagacatctccgaccctataaagtatatatggtatattcttgatcagaatcacttcctgagttgatatgagcatgtccgtctgtccgtctgtctgtctgtttctacgcaaactagtctctcagttttaaagctatcgacttgaaactttgcagactcccttctttcctttgcaagcagtatataaatcggaacggccgggatcggccgactatatcctataactgccatatactGATTCTGATTCGTCTGTTCGTCTGCCTGTTTAttcgcgaactagtctctcagttttaaagctatcgacttgaaactttgcacacaaccttctttcctttgcacgcagtatacaGGGTGGGCCAATTAAAAATCCCCTTTTGAAATGGCTATAAAATGAAAACGcgtaaaacaatatttttcaattctgatttttttattgtaaagcTTAATACTTCAGGTTTAATGATGGAACACAACATCATTCATGTGTCTGGCGTGGCAGTAGCCGATGCGATCAGACCATTTTTCGACGACATTATCGAGCGCGTGGGGCTGtatctggccaaaaacctCGCCGATTTCGGATTTCAGGTCCTCAATTGTTTTTGAATTCTTGTCATAACATTTATCCTTAAGGGCACCCCAGAGATAATAGTCCAATGGCGTCAAATCGCAGCTACGAGGCGGCCAAGCGACCTCGGCGCGCCGGCTAATAACGCGTTCGCCGCACTTCTCTCGCAGAAGATCGATTGTGGCATTGCTTCTGTAGCACGGTGCGCCATCCTGTTGATACCAAATGTCTTCCACGTACATTTGGTCGATAATAGGCCACAAAAAATCGGTTATCATGGCTCGGTAGCGCTCGCCATTGACCATTCCCGCACTGTCTTTGAAGAAAAACGGCCCAATGATACCACCAGCCCATAATCTATTGGTTGGCCATAATCCAATCCAATAATCCATTGCATTGGTTTCTTTACGGTCACATGAGAGTCTTCCGTTTTCAGATACGGCAGTTTTCCTATTAACATAGGCGCCAAGATGGAAATGCACTTCGTCCTCGATTTTTCGTCCAGATTCTGAttctaaaatctctactcctcatggaaagcgccccaattgaaacgaccaccccgataagaaactcctCGGGATGCTGGgttcgcagcgacgaagaccgagctgaaacattcgccacataTCTCCAAAGAgccttccagccaaacccagcctcaaattcattcctcctgccagtaattcagccagagtcctcccatcagccagccgcaccttcattccggcagaacgaaatcgaaaaagtcataagagggctaaaaccaaaaaaggcccccggtggtgacctatgtAATGTGTGGGATTTTGTATAAGTTCCAAACAGAACTAAGATGCAAGGTGTTCTGCAGGGTCCAGAGGATATTCCTTAGGGACGCATGGATGGAAGTGAAGGGCGTGCACTTCTTGTGGTCTTAGACTTTGCTCGACGGatgggggaggttctttttACGTATCTATACTAcacatcatcaaaataaattaagtgcaCTAGCTCGAAAATTCATTAAGAAACCCGGATGATTTTACTTTATAATCAAATccgaaaacaataaaacaaatcCCCTAAAATTCAAATAGCTTCAgaagatagagagagagagtgatttCGATCAGTTGTAGGGTAGTTAGATGGTCATTATACCCTAGTCTTAACCCACCCGACCCTGGCGAGATCTACGACGTTTGATTCGCCCCATATTACAATCCTATGTGATACCTATTGTGGTTTCAGCATGGCTATTTAGGGGTTCGGCGGCGGAACGGTTAGAGCCTTAAGCCTTCATAACTTCCAATTGTGGTTCCAGCATGGCTATTTAGGGGTTCGGCGGCGGAACGGTTAGAGCCTTAAGCCTTCATAACTTCCAAAATAGTCAAAGAAATATTCAtataagttaactgaagttaaccaagcaaCGGCAAtttccgattatttaagagctcgctctggccaaactgctgatacagcgtctggccggaagcccatgcatagcggcaagcactgcacatttgcgtggccgctatgaaatactttttgttagctttaagtttcagtttgtaaaccaccataaaaccaatctccggcactgccgttaacttgtaaattcatttgttgaattggtcaccgcgccttaagggccgtgacaacggggcaagtgcttcCATCATAACTCCCTTCACAGAACGGATCtcccctcggcaaccgccagggatctcaaccactacctacaaggagtagcaacaccccccggcaaccgccaggggtaaTTACCTTCTCTCCAGCATCTAcggcatcaccgactgcagcgagggataaccaacaACATCATATACCAAACaccaaattatattattttataaacttGATTCATTTAACCAATTAGGGATTTCTATTTAAATATAGTAATATTTCCTTAATATTTCATTATCGttcatgttttttaatttagatatatatatatataagaaaaattaatataattgaGTTAAGTTcaagaattaaattttaattacattttagattgagtattaaaaaatgtacaataatataaattcaaattattcaCGATTCATGACGTACAAAATTTACGGTATAAGAAAATGGAATGagtaatttctttcagtggtATCCACTTACCGAAGTTCACCGCCGTTGAGCTCAAGGACAGGAATGCTAAagatgtttataaaaatactgaataaaaaatattacaataagATTTGTTTGGCCATGCTCGAATATTATCGCAAAGTTCGTACTTcaattaaattccaaatatttctcttttaaattcatcgcgacatatatatataaatgtatatttatttatattaaaataaacaagaaaatgtaaatactaataagtttgaattttttaacattaaccCTCTAATGCCACTTTCCACAATAacgcaagaaattaaatgaaataattttttctaaattgaTTTGTGCCTTCTTAACTCAAAAATGCTATTAAAAAGAACGTAGAACCTTTTTTTTACCTGTAAGGTGAGAAAAACTGAATAGGTGCCTCAAGGCACCCTTAGGCACTTGAGAGTAAAAAGAATCAATTTTGTTTTGCCatgtcaaattttattttttggtatgaTACTCTAAGAAACAGTTTTTATTAGATGTGCAACATATGGTAAATGTAAGTTGCATTTAGGGCAAATGCATTGTGTTTGTGATGTTTTGCATAATTTGCAACGACGTTTTCCACTCTCTCGCTCCAACCAATGAGGAAAATGGTTTACctgatcaaaatgcaagcttgATATAGGgtgctttgatttttttccttgTTTAAGGCCAAGCTGTGGTGATCGGTGAGACAGTGGAGACTGTGCTGTTTGATCTATCCGAGAGGATAATGAGTTTATAGCTCGCACTAGCTGTGAGCACGGCGATCTATATGTAGATGGACGACCTGGtaaatttttgcatttgtaTGTTACCATACCTGCGGCCACCGCTTCTCTAAAATCTGGGAGCTCCAACATTTTTTCCTTGTTCGCCTCGTTCGCCATTTGTATACGACTGTATAATATATAAGAGTTCGTTACTGCCATATCaattaaatgataaaaaattcGAGTTGCGGCATCCCGAGTTTTGGCTCTAATATGGTAACGGCCCATTAACCATCCATAAGGTCTACGCCGCCCATGTGAGCATTATACTCCTTAACAATTTGGGGGCAATCAATTTCAAcgtattttttagattttctgtCGAACCGTGGAATTTTTGATGTTCCTTGACGCGGATCCTTCCTTGCAAATGGTTTAACACCCACATATGATGACAAGAAACGAACGGCTTTGCTGTCTTTCCACAGAACATTTGTTAGTTCAATTCCATATGAGCAACCTACGTACTCAATCATAGAACCTCTTGGCAATTTGTTGATGGTCCCTTCGTTCGGTAACTTACAATTGGGGATACGATTTGCTCGAATCGTGCCAAGACTGTAAATACCTTTCGCACGTAGATACACCATCAGAGGCAGTGAGGTATAAAAATTGTCAAAGTAAATAAtatgatttttaaaactttgaaCGCTTTGGGTCAGACGGACAACAATGTTAGCCGAAGCACCAGATCTGGGTGACCAGGCAAGATCACATTATCTCCTGCACCGCTGTATACTTCAAAGCGGTATGCGTAGCCAACCGAATCGCATAGTACAAATAGTTTTGATACCCCACTTGTGTGGCTTATTTGGCATGTATTGGCGCAAGTGGTGCTTCATTTTTGTGCTGCACATTTGTTCATCAACACAAAGGCGGGCTTGTTTGGGCACCGAGTCGAACCGTTGATTCAAGTAATCAACTAGTTTTCGCGTACGAAACAATGGATCGTAGCCTGGTTGACCCTTTTTAATGAGCTGGCTCTCATcacacagagagaaatactttttaattgTTTCAAATCTGTTTCGGGTCATgcaattttgaattttgaacgCATTTTGTCCCCAATAACTCCTCAAATTCGGATAGCGGTAAATCGACATGTAAATTAGAATGCCGATGTAACGATGAATGTCATCGATGGcaattttgaaattatttgaaatGTTGTCAGTTAAAGCTGCGCGCATTGTTTCCTCGACAatcattttcataatttctccACCAAAAAAGTAGCAAAATATC containing:
- the LOC138927717 gene encoding uncharacterized protein codes for the protein MVNGERYRAMITDFLWPIIDQMYVEDIWYQQDGAPCYRSNATIDLLREKCGERVISRRAEVAWPPRSCDLTPLDYYLWGALKDKCYDKNSKTIEDLKSEIGEVFGQIQPHALDNVVEKWSDRIGYCHARHMNDVVFHH